A window of Marinobacter sp. F4206 genomic DNA:
AAACTGTGGCTGCGGCGGCGATGCCGGCAGCATCGGACAGTGCCAGCCGCGTGGCGAGACTGATCAGTTTGACCAGATGCCCGGCGTCCCGGAGTTCGTTCGGGAGAGCCTGCTGGTAGCGCATGGCGTCGGCGGCCATCGGGCCGAGGCCCCAGGCCGTAACCAGCTCTGCGGCAATGTCGGACTGGTGGCTGACGAAGTACTGTTTCGCGTCGGGTGCGGGCGTCTTGATCGCGATCAACTCACCAATGTTGTGGAGCATGCCCAGCATGAAGGCTTCGTCGGGTTCGTGGTAGCGGGTCAGTGTCGCCAGGGCCCGGGCTGTCAGGGCTGTGGTCAGGGAGTGCCGCCAGAAATCCCGCAGCTGTTGCCATTCGTCGCCGCCCAGTTCGAACAACAGTTGGCGCAGGGCGGCGGTCAATACCAGTGTATGGAAGCGACGTGTGCCGAGCCTGAGCAAGGCCTGGTCCACCGAGGTGATGCGTGTGGCCGGGCGATAGAGTGCGGAATTGGCGAGGGCCAGTATCCGTGCGACAAGGGCCGTGTCCACGGACACGATTTCACTGATGGTTCGGTAGCTCTCATCCTGATGACAGGCCTCGAGTGCCCGCAGGGTAACCTCCGGGAGACTCGGTAACTGTAGGTCAGGAGCTAAATCCATAGAGCTTACCTGTCGCGCCTAATTCAATGTCATGTTGTAGAAAATTCACGCATGACGGAGAGTTCATTGTTGTTGTTGCGTTGGAGCTTAGACAATAATCCGTCGTTATTAAATACTTATTGATGTATTTTTAAGCAGTATATTATCTGACTTGTGATATGTGTAGAATTTTTACAGGTTGTAGTGACTGACTCCTTACAATCAGGGACATGGAATTCCGGTCATGACCGTTAGAGAGCCTGATAAGCACAATTCAAACCAACCTCGAACGATCGCCATTACCGGCGGTAAGGGCGGGGTCGGTAAAACGTCGGTTGCTCTCAACCTGGCGCTCACGTTGGCACGTCAGGATAAGCGGGTTTTGTTACTGGATGGCGACACCGATCTTGCCAACGTCAGCATCATGGTCGGCCTCTATCCGGAGAAAACCATGGCCAACGTGATTGCGGGCCAGTGCCGCCTGCAGGACACCCTGCTTGAAACGGACTATGGCCTGCACATTGTCCCTGGCGCGTCCGGCGTGCAGGAGTGCATGGACATGAGTCCGTCCGACAGTCTGCGTATCCTGAGGGCGCTTTCCCAGTTGGAGAGCCAGTACGACTACGTGATAACGGATACCGCGGCCGGGCTCCAGGCACCGAGCCTACACATGATTGCGGCGGCGGAACTGGCCTGCATTATCGTGACCCCGGATCCGGCCTCGTTGACCGACGCCTTTTCGCTCATCAAGGTCATTCGGCGTCGGGGCTACAAGCGGGTTCCGAGCGTCCTCGTAAACATGGCCCAGGGCGCCAGCCAGGCCCGATCCGTGTTCCAGCGCCTGGATTCGGCCGCCCAGCGCCACCTCAATCTGACCCTTCACTACATGGGCGGTATCTGGAGAGACGAAACTCTGCGGCAGTCGGTGCTTAATCAGAAACCGGTTGCTCTGCTGCCGGTAGCCGACCCTTCCTGTCGCCAGTTCCATACTCTTGCAGACATGCTCAATGTGCGCCTATCCCAGGTGCCCCCGAGGAAGACCGGCATTGCCGCTTATTGGCATCATGTTTCGCGCCAGCAGGTGGAAAACAAACCGGCCCAGATCCGATCGGTGGCGCCGGTCAGTCCGCGTGAGCGCTGCTTGCAGGCGGTCGGTGAGCTTGAAGACACATTGGTGCAAACGCCGGACAATGCGATGCTGCGTTATGAGGCATTTACCCG
This region includes:
- a CDS encoding AAA family ATPase — protein: MTVREPDKHNSNQPRTIAITGGKGGVGKTSVALNLALTLARQDKRVLLLDGDTDLANVSIMVGLYPEKTMANVIAGQCRLQDTLLETDYGLHIVPGASGVQECMDMSPSDSLRILRALSQLESQYDYVITDTAAGLQAPSLHMIAAAELACIIVTPDPASLTDAFSLIKVIRRRGYKRVPSVLVNMAQGASQARSVFQRLDSAAQRHLNLTLHYMGGIWRDETLRQSVLNQKPVALLPVADPSCRQFHTLADMLNVRLSQVPPRKTGIAAYWHHVSRQQVENKPAQIRSVAPVSPRERCLQAVGELEDTLVQTPDNAMLRYEAFTRLFALLGSTPDSDTIEIIQTGLGSLEWEKLSDERKCHLAMHLRHLADQIAPEQGPEAATAPAESELTDAVYDRVSFGEQDRLVRALREQPAEISLDQLLRSLAGNDDK